In Musa acuminata AAA Group cultivar baxijiao chromosome BXJ3-11, Cavendish_Baxijiao_AAA, whole genome shotgun sequence, one DNA window encodes the following:
- the LOC103971203 gene encoding ferric reduction oxidase 7, chloroplastic-like: MAELLAREPLLPKEKLSHGSGKTTSFLPSLARLGLKSLMWAIFLVWVAAIFFFPTELVKSLFSRWTKLTEQTVFGITGSFFLGFSGPILVIALLAFVYIIAFPRDDFKKKSARLPRFRLWTFPVIVDGPFGVVSAAEFIGIVLFSAYVLWTIIAYTMENRSLISKLLFPSNIKLYLFLELTGLRLGLIGLFCLAFLFLPVARGSILLRLIDIPFEHATRYHVWLGHLTMAMFTLHGLFYVISWALQGRLLHEILEWKDIGIANLPGVISLAAGLLMWVTSLHPVRKNYFELFFYTHQLYVIFVVFLALHVGDFVFSIVAGAIFLFVLDRFLRFCQSRTTVNILSAACHPCGTVELVLSKPANLRYNALSFVFLQVRELSWLQWHPFSVSSSPMDGKHHLSILIKVLGEWTGRLRDIISKVPEQPQISIPSQPRITASVEGPYGHEVPYHLMYENLILVAGGIGISPFFAIISDICRRINEGKPCLPKNVLIIWAVKKSKELSLLSVLNDQAISSSCFNSLQLDILACVTQESEAPLEEGIINADENSRSSSLLTTSGSRMSCLVGTGNNIWSGIYFAVSTFGFVLLYGLVEAYYIVPSAISAWWYRGLLFTICMVASVVILGGSVVFFWHLWEKHSSSARSTEDDEKERTLRNETTTANFASMLTTQYGRRPDFHDLFGSFAKTKGSVDVGVIVCGPPGLQTSVAKECRSQNIRGSWNQPVFHFNSHSFDL; this comes from the exons ATGGCTGAACTCCTTGCCCGTGAACCCCTCCTGCCAAAGGAAAAGCTCAGCCATGGCAGTGGCAAGACTACCTCTTTCTTGCCTTCTCTGGCTAGACTGGGGCTCAAATCACTGATGTGGGCAATCTTCCTGGTCTGGGTTGCTGCCATATTCTTCTTCCCCACCGAGTTGGTGAAGAGCTTGTTCTCGAGATGGACTAAATTGACTGAACAAACCGTCTTCGGGATCACAG GAAGTTTCTTCCTTGGTTTCAGCGGCCCGATCCTTGTTATCGCTCTTCTCGCATTCGTATACATAATTGCCTTCCCCAGAGACGATTTCAA GAAAAAGAGTGCGAGGCTTCCGAGGTTTCGGCTCTGGACGTTCCCGGTCATCGTTGATGGGCCTTTTGGTGTTGTTTCTGCTGCGGAATTCATCGGGATAGTCTTGTTTTCCGCTTATGTTCTGTGGACGATCATCGCTTACACCATGGAGAATCGCAGCTTGATCTCAAAGCTCCTGTTCCCTTCGAATATTAAACT GTACTTATTCTTGGAGCTGACTGGGCTTCGCCTAGGCTTGATCGGATTGTTTTGCTTGGCATTTCTATTTCTCCCAGTCGCGAGGGGATCGATTCTTCTCCGCTTAATAGACATCCCATTTGAGCATGCTACCAGATACCATGTGTGGCTTGGACATCTCACAATGGCCATGTTTACATTACATGGCTTGTTCTATGTCATCTCATGGGCACTGCAGGGGCGCCTCCTGCATGAA ATTCTGGAGTGGAAGGACATCGGAATTGCCAATCTCCCGGGAGTAATCAGTCTTGCCGCTGGGCTGCTCATGTGGGTTACATCACTCCACCCTGTGCGGAAGAACTATTTCGAGCTCTTCTTTTACACCCACCAGTTGTATGTGATCTTTGTTGTCTTCCTCGCCCTACATGTTGGTGACTTCGTCTTCAGCATCGTTGCCGGAGCAATCTTCCTTTTTGTTCTCGATCGCTTTCTGCGATTCTGCCAGTCGCGGACCACCGTGAACATCCTCTCAGCAGCTTGTCATCCATGTGGAACTGTGGAACTTGTTCTCTCAAAACCAGCAA ATCTTCGGTACAACGCACTCAGTTTTGTGTTCCTGCAAGTACGTGAATTGTCATGGCTGCAGTGGCATCCCTTCAGTGTTTCCTCCAGTCCGATGGATGGCAAACACCATCTATCAATTCTTATAAAAGTTCTTGGAGAATGGACAGGGAGACTACGTGACATCATCTCCAAAGTCCCTGAGCAACCACAAATCAGCATCCCTTCACAGCCTAGGATCACTGCCTCTGTTGAAGGACCATATGGACATGAAGTACCCTACCATTTGAT GTATGAGAATCTAATCCTGGTAGCTGGAGGCATTGGCATTTCACCATTTTTTGCTATCATAAGCGACATCTGCCGCCGGATCAATGAGGGCAAACCTTGTCTTCCAAAGAATGTGCTCATCATCTGGGCTGTCAAGAAATCCAAGGAGCTTTCTCTTCTTTCAGTTCTCAATGACCAGGCCATCTCTTCATCTTGCTTTAATTCCCTGCAGCTGGATATTCTTGCTTGTGTCACTCAAGAATCAGAGGCTCCACTG GAAGAGGGCATTATCAATGCTGATGAAAACTCGAGGTCTTCCTCCCTCTTAACCACCAGTGGAAGCAGAATGTCATGTTTGGTTGGCACAGGGAACAACATTTGGTCTGGGATATACTTCGCtgtatccactttcggcttcgttCTGCTCTATGGATTGGTGGAAGCATATTACATCGTGCCTTCTGCAATCTCTGCTTGGTGGTACCGCGGCCTCCTGTTTACGATCTGCATGGTTGCCAGCGTCGTCATCCTCGGAGGTTCTGTCGTGTTCTTCTGGCATCTCTGGGAGAAGCATTCAAGCAGTGCGAGGTCGACAGAAGACGATGAGAAGGAACGAACCCTGCGCAACGAAACCACCACTGCGAACTTTGCAAGCATGCTAACTACTCAATATGGCCGCCGGCCGGATTTCCATG ATCTATTCGGTTCGTTCGCGAAGACGAAGGGGAGCGTCGACGTCGGCGTCATCGTGTGTGGGCCGCCTGGTCTTCAGACGAGCGTCGCTAAGGAGTGCAGGTCGCAGAACATCCGGGGAAGCTGGAATCAGCCTGTCTTCCACTTCAACAGCCACAGCTTTGATCTCTAG
- the LOC135653374 gene encoding methionine S-methyltransferase-like, with protein sequence MAMEMEMEMEGFLRECERSGDAAYAALKFLLEKLENPATRSDARVFLARVQQRFHAKDDADRCFRTYHFRIHDVLLHDFQGFQKRKKLTMMVIPSIFIPEDWSFTFYEGINRHPDSIFKDKTVAELGCGNGWISIALAEKWSPLKVYGLDINPRAVKISWINLFLNALDENGCPIYDGEGKTLLDRVEFHESDLLAYCRKNDIQLERIVGCIPQILNPNPEAMSKMITENASEEFLYSLSNYCALQGFVEDQFGLGLIARAVEEGIEVIKPMGIMVFNIGGRPGQGVCKRLFERRGFHITKLWQTKVMQAADTDISALVEIEKNSHHRFEFFMGLVGDQPICARTAWAYVKSGCRISHALSVYSCQLRQPNQVKTIFEFLRNGFREVSSSLDLSFDDDSVADEKIPFLAYLASVLKENSFLPYDPPAGSMRFRSLIAGFMKVYHHIPLSADNVTVFPSRSVAIENALRLFSPRLAIVDEHLTRNLPKQWLTSLEIEGTNDELEDIITVIEAPRQSDLMIELIKKLKPQVVITGMAQFEAITTSAFENLLNTTEELGARLFLDISDHFEISSLPGSNGVLKYLSGKSLPSHAAILCGLVKNQVYSDLEVAFVISEDESVYTTLPKTVELLEGHTALFSQYYYGCLFHELLAFQLADRHSPAERVCPDRNSAKLIGFASSAVSAVNNAELSITDHKDNLLIHMDVDQSFLPIPSAVKASIFESFARQNMVESETDVGFGIQQLVRNSYGFPCDGSSEFIFANSQLALFNKLIRCCIQEKGTLLFPSGTNGNYVSVAKFMNANILTVPTQSEIGFKLVPDTLASLLGTLTNPWLYLSGPTVNPTGLLYDNKEISEILAVCAKYGARVVIDTCFSGLEFRRDGWEGWNLKNCLSSLTCTTTNSSFAVSLLGGLSFELLTGGLEFGFLILNEPTLIDAFSTLPSLGRPHSTVKYAIKKLLGLRGQKFQQFSRVMDEQKDILRSRSDCLMKTLRSCGWDVVGCCGGVSMVAKPTAYLGKMLKLDDFEAKLDATNFRQAVLKATGLCINSGSWTGIPNYCRLAFALENSEFERALQCITRFKKLVLEN encoded by the exons ATggcgatggagatggagatggagatggagggcTTTTTGAGGGAGTGTGAGAGGTCTGGCGACGCCGCCTACGCCGCTCTCAAATTCCTTCTGGAGAAGCTGGAGAACCCCGCCACCCGATCCGACGCCCGTGTGTTCCTCGCCCGCGTTCAGCAACGGTTCCACGCCAAGGACGACGCTGATCGATGCTTCCGCACCTACCATTTCCGTATCCACGACGTCCTCCTCCACGATTTCCAAG GATTCCAAAAGAGAAAGAAGCTGACCATGATGGTGATCCCTAGCATTTTCATTCCAGAAGATTGGTCTTTTACTTTCTATGAGGGCATAAATCGCCATCCTGATTCCATTTTCAAGGACAAAACTGTTGCTGAGCTTGGTTGTGGAAATGGATGGATATCCATTGCACTTGCTGAAAAGTGGTCCCCTTTAAAG GTGTATGGGCTTGATATTAATCCAAGAGCTGTCAAAATTTCATGGATTAATTTGTTCTTGAATGCATTGGATGAGAATGGGTGTCCTATCTATGATGGAGAGGGAAAAACTCTGCTTGATAGGGTGGAATTCCATGAATCAGATCTTCTAGCTTATTGCAGGAAAAATGATATACAACTAGAGCGTATTGTTGGATGCATCCCTCAG ATTCTCAACCCAAATCCAGAGGCCATGTCAAAGATGATTACTGAAAATGCAAGCGAGGAATTTTTGTACTCGTTAAGTAACTATTGCGCTCTTCAG GGCTTTGTTGAGGATCAATTTGGCTTGGGTTTAATTGCACGAGCTGTTGAGGAAGGAATTGAAGTCATAAAGCCTATGGGAATTATGGTATTTAATATAGGAGGACGTCCAGGGCAAGGTGTTTGCAAACGATTGTTTGAACGTCGTGGTTTCCATATCACAAAGCTTTGGCAAACAAAAGTTATGCAG GCTGCTGATACAGATATTTCAGCCTTAGTTGAAATTGAGAAGAACAGCCATCATCGCTTTGAATTTTTTATGGGTCTTGTTGGTGATCAGCCTATTTGTGCTCGTACAGCTTGGGCATATGTGAAGTCTGGTTGTCGTATTTCACATGCTTTGTCTGTCTATAGTTGTCAACTTCGCCAACCAAATCAG GTGAAAaccatatttgaatttttaaGAAATGGTTTTCGAGAGGTCAGCAGCTCCTTAGATCTGTCATTTGATGATGATTCTGTTGCTGATGAAAAGATACCATTCCTAGCTTATCTTGCTAGtgtattaaaagaaaattcatttcTTCCATATGATCCCCCAGCTGGAAGTATGCGTTTTAGAAGCCTTATAGCTGGATTTATGAAAGTATACCATCACATTCCACTAAGTGCAGAT AATGTTACAGTATTCCCTTCAAGATCTGTGGCAATTGAGAATGCTCTTCGGCTCTTCTCTCCACGACTTGCTATTGTCGATGAACATTTGACTAGAAACTTGCCAAAGCAATGGCTGACATCTTTAGAAATTGAG GGAactaatgatgaacttgaagatATCATTACCGTGATTGAGGCACCGCGCCAGTCAGACCTGATGATTGAGTTGATTAAAAAGCTAAAGCCACAAGTTGTAATTACTGGCATGGCTCAGTTTGAGGCCATTACAACTTCTgcatttgaaaatttattgaatACTACTGAAGAGCTTGGTGCCCGTCTTTTCTTGGATATATCAGACCACTTTGAGATTTCAAGTCTTCCTGGATCAAATGGAGTGTTAAAGTATCTTTCTGGCAAGAGTCTGCCGTCACATGCAGCTATCTTGTGTGGACTAGTGAAAAATCAG GTTTATTCTGATTTAGAAGTGGCCTTTGTCATATCTGAAGATGAGTCTGTATATACAACATTGCCGAAGACTGTGGAGTTACTGGAAGGGCATACAGCATTATTTAGTCAGTACTACTATGGCTGTCTGTTCCATGAGCTGCTCGCATTTCAGCTAGCAGATCGTCATTCACCTGCAgag AGGGTATGTCCAGACAGAAACTCGGCTAAGTTGATAGGATTTGCAAGTTCTGCTGTTTCTGCCGTAAACAATGCTGAGCTTTCCATCACTGATCATAAGGACAATTTACTGATTCACATGGATGTAGATCAAAGCTTCTTGCCAATACCTTCTGCCGTAAAAGCATCCATCTTCGAGAGCTTTGCAAGACAAAACATGGTTGAGTCTGAAACTGATGTTGGTTTTGGAATTCAGCAGCTGGTAAGGAATAGTTATGGGTTCCCATGTGATGGTTCTTCAGAGTTCATTTTTGCGAATTCTCAGTTAGCCCTTTTCAACAAGTTAATTCGTTGCTGCATACAAGAAAAAGGCACCTTACTTTTCCCCTCGGGCACAAATGGGAATTATGTCTCTGTGGCAAAGTTCATGAATGCAAACATTTTGActgtcccaacacaatcagaaatAGGTTTTAAGCTTGTTCCAGATACACTTGCAAGCTTGCTTGGGACCTTAACAAACCCATGGTTGTACTTGTCTGGACCCACCGTCAATCCAACAGGCTTGCTATATGACAACAAAGAGATTAGTGAAATACTTGCTGTCTGTGCCAAGTATGGTGCCAGGGTGGTAATTGATACTTGTTTCTCAGGTCTAGAGTTCCGCAGAGATGGTTGGGAGGGATGGAATCTGAAAAATTGTCTTTCGTCACTTACATGTACTACTACGAACTCATCCTTCGCTGTGTCTCTGCTTGGTGGGTTGTCATTTGAGTTGCTCACTGGAGGTCTTGAGTTTGGATTCTTGATTTTGAATGAGCCAACCCTGATCGATGCATTTTCTACCCTACCGAGCTTGGGCAGGCCACACAGCACAGTCAAATATGCCATCAAAAAGTTGTTGGGTCTCCGCGGCCAAAAGTTTCAGCAGTTCTCTCGAGTCATGGATGAACAGAAAGATATTCTAAGAAGTCGTTCTGATTGCTTGATGAAG ACACTCCGAAGCTGCGGATGGGACGTCGTTGGCTGCTGTGGTGGTGTTTCTATGGTAGCTAAACCAACAGCTTATCTGGGCAAGATGCTTAAATTAGATGATTTCGAGGCCAAGCTTGATGCGACCAATTTCAGACAAGCTGTTCTAAAAGCTACTGGTCTGTGCATTAACAGTGGATCATGGACTGGAATTCCGAACTACTGCCGCCTCGCTTTCGCCCTCGAGAATTCCGAGTTTGAACGGGCATTACAATGCATCACTCGGTTCAAGAAGTTGGTTCTCGAGAATTGA